CACCACCGCTAACCCGTTCCGTCAACGTTACCCCCATTTCTATACCCCCGCCAATAACCGCAAACGGCTGGGTTGTCAGGTGCTGGGAGTTCCCTTTGAGCTGGATGATAAGCCCGCAACCCAAGAATGGGTAATCGCGTTTTCCGCCATCCAATGCCTGAGTGATGATGACAGCGCCAAACTACGCCAAGGTGACACCGAACCACACCACTGGGTGTTGCAAAAGAGCACCAATGGCAAATACCGCGTCTTAGCCGAAGGTGATGGCAGTTTGCATGTGCTTAACCACCAAAAGGAACAGGGTTACAAAGAAATCCGCACACGCCTATTGCTTAAACGTGCGTTTCCCAGAAATGAGCTGCAATGCGGTGGTGCAGAGTTTACCTGGCGCTACCGCAATCAAGGTTATTACCTTGCTGCCACTGAAATCATGGCGCAAGACTGCCAGCCGCTGTATTTCCCCGAACTCACCGGTGAAGCTTGGCAGTATGCGTATGACGAATACGCCCGCCGCGCTAAAGTGCTGGTAGAGCAATGGTTACAATAACCTTGCGTTATAAATCAATGCCCGGTTGCGCTTTAATACCGTCACGGTAGGCATGTTTCACATCGGCAATATCCGACACGGTGTCAGCGAGATCACGCAAGGTATCGCTGGCTGCCCGCCCTGTCACCACGACGTGTTGCATGAGCGGACGTGCACCGATCGCATCCAGCACTTGATCCGCATCCAGATAACCGTAATTGAGCAAATAGGTCAGCTCATCCAGTACCACCAAATCGTAACTGGCATCGGTCAACATGCGTTGTGCCACTGCCCAGCCACGCTCAGAAGTTGCAATATCTTTCGCACGGTTTTGGGTTTCCCAGGTAAAACCGTCGCCTAATACGTGCCATTCGCAGCGGGCTTGCTTGCCAAAAAAGGCTTCTTCGCCGGTATCGGTACGGCTTTTGAGGAACTGGCAAACACCAACTTTCATGCCATGCCCCAATGCCCGCCCGACCATGCCAAAAGCTGAGCTGGATTTGCCCTTGCCATTGCCGGTCAGCACCAGTAACAAGCCTTTTTCTTGGTAAGCACGTGCAATGCTCGCATCAATAATGGCTTTTTTGCGTGCCATGCGTAGTTGGTGGCGGGTATTTTTATCCGTATCGGTCATCGGTTCATCTCGGCTAAGCAAGGGGGGAAATTACGCGATAATAGCCGTTTTGATCTCGCCCGGCAGTTTCATACGTTTTATGTGTTGGAACAGGGTTTCGGCTTCGGGGTATTGGCGGCGCAAATAGGTAAACCATTGCTTGATGAAACTGGCTGCGTATTGCGGGGCGCGTGCTTCCAATTCGGTAGCGTATTGCACCACCAGCGGCAGCACTTGCGCCCATGATAGCGGCGTGTACGCCTCACCTGCTAAGCGGGCGCGAATAGCTACCGCCAAATCGGGGAAACTCAATGCCCCGCGACCCAGCATCAAATCCACACAGCCACTTTCAGTGCGGGCTTGGATGGCATCAGCAACTGACCAGATTTCACCATTGGCAATGACTGGCAGATGCAAATGCGGCTTAACCTTACCGATTTCTGCCCAATACGCGGGGGGCAAATAACCGTGTTGCTTGGTGCGGGCATGGATGCACATTTCGCTGGCTCCGGCTGCCTGAATACCTTGGGTAATGTCTGCCAGTAAACTGCTGTCTTTGAAGCCGAGACGGATTTTGGCTGTCACCGGAATCTGTGGGCTGACAGCGGCGCGTACTGCCTGAACAATGTCATGCACCCGCTGCGGTTCACGCAACAACACCGAGCCACCGTCGCTATTGTTGACAGTTTTGGACGGGCAGCCAAAATTGATGTCAATACCGGGCGCACCTAAACGTTCCAGTACCTGCGCATTCAGCGCCATGTACAGCGGATTACCACCGAGGAGTTGCACGTAAACTGGCGTTCCGGCGGGGGTTTTGCCACCGGTGAGTAATTCGGGGCAAGCACGGTAAAACACACGGGTAGGCAGTTGCCGATCCACCACGCGCACAAATTCAGTCACGCAACGGTCGTAACCGCCAACACGGGTAAGCAGGTCGCGCATGGTGTGATCCACCACGCCTTCCATAGGGGCAAGAACCAGTTTGTATGGATCCACGTCAGTGTCGGTATTCTCAGATTGAAGATTTAATCACTTCTTCATTAACTTCAAATGCTAGGTAATGCACACGGGTTTGCACACTGCCGTCGGCTAATAGCACAATATCACGCCATGCTGGTTTGGTGTGGTCGAATTCGATATTTTTACGCACGGGTTTCATTTGCACACAAGTGGCAGGCGTACCATGCACCGCGACAATACGCCCATCAGCATACTCGTGTTTGCCATTGAATTCCTGATGAATATGCCCGTTGAAAACAACTTTGACTTGTGGGAAATGTTCAACCAGATTCCAGAAATACGTTTTCTGCTGTAAACCCATCACATCCATCCACTCACTGTCTATGGGTACAGGGTGGTGATGCATGAAAATGGCAACGAAGTGATCATCAGGAATCGTACTCAATTGCTGTTCAAAGTGCTCAAATTGCGCTTCAGTCAAACGCCCATCAGGTTTGCCGTCAGCATTCGTATCCAGTAACAACAAATGCCAATTCCGCACGGTAACGTGTTCCGGCATGGTGACATTACCATTG
The window above is part of the Thiothrix winogradskyi genome. Proteins encoded here:
- the cobO gene encoding cob(I)yrinic acid a,c-diamide adenosyltransferase — protein: MTDTDKNTRHQLRMARKKAIIDASIARAYQEKGLLLVLTGNGKGKSSSAFGMVGRALGHGMKVGVCQFLKSRTDTGEEAFFGKQARCEWHVLGDGFTWETQNRAKDIATSERGWAVAQRMLTDASYDLVVLDELTYLLNYGYLDADQVLDAIGARPLMQHVVVTGRAASDTLRDLADTVSDIADVKHAYRDGIKAQPGIDL
- a CDS encoding tRNA dihydrouridine synthase, whose amino-acid sequence is MDPYKLVLAPMEGVVDHTMRDLLTRVGGYDRCVTEFVRVVDRQLPTRVFYRACPELLTGGKTPAGTPVYVQLLGGNPLYMALNAQVLERLGAPGIDINFGCPSKTVNNSDGGSVLLREPQRVHDIVQAVRAAVSPQIPVTAKIRLGFKDSSLLADITQGIQAAGASEMCIHARTKQHGYLPPAYWAEIGKVKPHLHLPVIANGEIWSVADAIQARTESGCVDLMLGRGALSFPDLAVAIRARLAGEAYTPLSWAQVLPLVVQYATELEARAPQYAASFIKQWFTYLRRQYPEAETLFQHIKRMKLPGEIKTAIIA
- a CDS encoding metallophosphoesterase produces the protein MKRTPDAVRLFQVTDSHCYASDNSRLTWTDMPIYPNLSLQAMLAHLGSKAQGYSALLLTGDLAQEEIPATYQRVNAMLNAFPLPVYTIPGNHDIPQMMQENLNGNVTMPEHVTVRNWHLLLLDTNADGKPDGRLTEAQFEHFEQQLSTIPDDHFVAIFMHHHPVPIDSEWMDVMGLQQKTYFWNLVEHFPQVKVVFNGHIHQEFNGKHEYADGRIVAVHGTPATCVQMKPVRKNIEFDHTKPAWRDIVLLADGSVQTRVHYLAFEVNEEVIKSSI